One Diabrotica virgifera virgifera chromosome 3, PGI_DIABVI_V3a genomic window carries:
- the LOC126882665 gene encoding uncharacterized protein LOC126882665: protein MNVRRQNKNKDWNKLEVDNLELLSRLFNIKIPPFWPNNPGIWFPQVENQFTLANITSDATKFNYIVANLDKAYILEVRDIIVSPPATERYVKLKSELIKRPSASQQQKIKRLLEHEELGDRRPSQFVRHLQPLAGTTVPDNIVRYLWLGRLPSSTQAILATQAKASLDAVAELADTIS, encoded by the exons ATGAATGTGAGACGACAAAACAAGAACAAAGACTGGAATAAACTGGAAGTAGATAATTTAGAACTATTATCAAGACTCTTCAACA TTAAAATCCCACCGTTCTGGCCCAACAATCCTGGAATATGGTTCCCGCAAGTGGAAAATCAATTTACATTGGCAAACATAACAAGTGACGCCACAAAATTCAACTACATAGTTGCCAATTTAGACAAAGCTTACATATTAGAAGTTAGGGACATTATTGTTTCACCACCAGCTACAGAGAGGTATGTAAAATTAAAGTCAGAGTTAATTAAGAGACCTAGTGCATCACAgcaacaaaaaattaaaagactaCTTGAGCATGAAGAACTGGGCGATCGAAGACCTTCCCAATTCGTACGACATTTACAGCCTTTAGCAGGCACAACGGTACCAGACAATATTGTAAGGTATCTGTGGTTAGGTAGACTGCCATCGTCTACACAGGCTATTCTAGCTACTCAAGCTAAAGCTAGTTTGGACGCAGTTGCCGAGCTAGCTGACACAATATCTTAA